From Medicago truncatula cultivar Jemalong A17 chromosome 7, MtrunA17r5.0-ANR, whole genome shotgun sequence, a single genomic window includes:
- the LOC11438294 gene encoding ACT domain-containing protein ACR4, which yields MDFWTSSLPLDDEFEKLVIRMNPPRVTVDNTSSRTTTLIKVDSANKRGSLLEVVQVLTDMNLIVRRAYISSDGGWFMDVFHVTDQNGKKILQEDVADRIQQSLGPRVRSFRSVRRSVGVQAAAEHTTIELTGRDRPGLLSEVFAILADLKCNVVAAEVWTHNSRMASVVYITDDTTGLPIDNPDRLAKIKHLLLYVLRGDIDKKNANTAVSFCSTHKDRRLHQLMYADRDYDIYDGDYSCSTNDRNKLNVTVDDCIDKGYTVVNLRCPDRPKLLFDTVCTITDMQYVVYHGTVNAEGPEAYQEYYIRHVDGYPISSEAERQRVIHCLEAAVRRRTSEGVKLELSGEDRVGLLSDVTRIFRENGLSVCRAEVTTRGSQAMNVFYVTDVSGNPVKSETIEAVRKEIGLTILRVKDDPCLKSPTRESGKFSLRDLVRSRSERFLYNLGLMKSSS from the exons ATGGATTTTTGGACTTCTTCTCTCCCtcttgatgatgaatttgaaaagcTTGTAATTCGTATGAATCCACCAAG AGTAACTGTGGATAATACTTCAAGCAGAACAACAACTTTGATAAAG GTTGATAGTGCTAATAAACGTGGTAGTTTGTTGGAAGTTGTTCAAGTTCTTACTGATATGAATCTCATTGTTAGAAGAGCTTATATTTCATCTGATGGTGGATGGTTTATGGATG ttTTTCATGTTACTGATCAAAATGGGAAAAAGATTCTTCAAGAAGATGTTGCTGATAGAATTCAACAG TCACTCGGTCCAAGAGTCCGTAGCTTTCGATCCGTGAGAAGATCTGTCGGTGTTCAAGCTGCTGCGGAACATACAACGATAGAGCTAACAGGACGAGATAGACCAGGATTGCTTTCAGAAGTCTTTGCAATTCTTGCTGACCTCAAATGCAATGTGGTAGCAGCTGAAGTCTGGACACACAATTCAAGAATGGCGTCTGTCGTTTACATCACCGACGACACAACAGGATTGCCTATCGACAATCCTGACCGCCTTGCCAAGATTAAGCATCTTCTGCTTTATGTGCTGAGAGGAGACATTGACAAGAAGAATGCAAACACTGCTGTTTCGTTTTGTTCGACTCACAAGGATAGGAGGCTGCATCAATTGATGTATGCTGATCGCGATTATGACATATATGATGGAGATTATTCTTGCTCAACAAATGATAGAAACAAGCTCAATGTAACTGTTGATGATTGCATTGATAAGGGATATACCGTCGTGAATTTGAGGTGTCCAGATCGACCGAAGTTACTATTCGATACTGTGTGTACTATCACAGACATGCAGTATGTTGTGTACCATGGAACTGTCAATGCTGAAGGACCAGAAGCATATCAG GAATATTATATAAGGCATGTGGATGGATATCCAATAAGTTCTGAAGCAGAAAGGCAAAGAGTGATTCACTGCTTGGAAGCTGCTGTCCGAAGGCGAACTTCTGAG GGCGTAAAGCTAGAACTTTCTGGTGAAGACCGAGTTGGTCTTTTGTCTGATGTAACTCGCATCTTTAGAGAAAACGGCCTTTCAGTTTGCCGCGCTGAGGTCACGACAAGAGGTTCCCAAGCCATGAATGTTTTCTATGTCACTGATGTGTCCGGAAATCCAGTTAAGAGTGAAACAATCGAGGCTGTTCGAAAAGAGATCGGGTTGACTATACTGCGTGTAAAAGACGATCCATGCTTAAAGTCTCCTACTCGGGAGAGTGGGAAATTCTCTTTACGTGATCTCGTTAGGTCGAGATCCGAGAGGTTTCTTTACAATCTAGGTCTGATGAAGTCTAGTTCTTGA